CCCGTTTATCACACTAAAAATGTTGGCCCCCATAACATTATCCTAAAAAGAAGTCGAAACATATTCCTAAATAAATAGTATTAATGTTTAAATTGGTCCTTAAAGATTGCACGAGTGAATTTGGTCAATTAAATATTAATGTGAGTTAAATTAGCCATTCAATTTTCCTGATGACCATGTCACCATTAATGTATATATTATCTTTTAGGAACCACCTTAAGTGTGCGCCAAAAACATCTTGTTTGCAGATTCTCTGCAAGTTATTGGAAGTACAAATCAaggcaaagaaaaaaaaaaaaaaactaaagatGTTAACACTCATTTCCAAATAAAATAccaaagaataattttttttttgttaaaaacaaaatgaatATTGCTAGAATACCTTGTTCGATCATAAATATTGCTAGAATACCTTGTTCGGTCATAAATacctttatttttttgttaaaaacaaaATGATAGTGTTATTTCATTCAAGGTAAGAATACAGTagattagaaaattaaattatgtaCATCTTGACGAAAAAGCTTTTCTGATGCAACTAGCCAATGATTTTATTACATTAAATCACTTATCATCTGGAACAAATGCATCCCCCACTCATTCTTAATTATGATAAAAGATGAATGGGTTAAGTAATTTAAACACCAAGAATAATAAATGACTAAGTGGTGAAATTAAAATCTctgaaaatttttaaaggaaaTACAAAGAGGTACAACCGAAATAGAAAGATCATAAGATCATCTACAAGAAATATTTAACACATACAGGCTTTTGAGAAATATTCGGCAGACCTGTTAGCTCATATTTTTACAGTTATACACGCATAGAATAAGCATACCTCCTTGTTATTGCAAATCACAGCATTCATTAAAGGAGTTTGACCAACTCGATCAACTGCATCAACCTCCGCACCTTCTTCAATTAGAAGTTCACACAACTCAGAATTCCCAGTACTTGCTGCCCTATGCAATGGGGTGCAACCAACCTAATCGTGATAGAAATCCATACATTATAAATGACTACAAATCTCGTCTTCAACCAAAAACttatgaaagaaaagagaaaggggAGGAGTTATTCAAATAATtgtaacatataaaaataagtaTATGCTACAACCTTATCCTTTATATTAATCTTGGCATCATTGGAGATGAGTTTTTCAGCAATCTTCACCCAACCTTTGCTGGCAGCATAATGTAGAGCAGTTCGACCCccatcattttttaaattaacatcAGCTCCTACCAAAATCGAAAGACCCATAATATTAAAAAACCAAGAATAATGGGTGAGTCTTTCTACATGCAAATGAACAATGAAAGATATGTATTGGTCATTAGGAATTTTAAGCCATAATCTAAGTAGGGCTAGTTGGCCAAGAAAGGAGGAAAGTCATGAAAATCATTATGAAACAAACCAAGCAAATCAATATAACCACAAAGAGATCAAAGTAAACACCTTTCTAGTAAACAACAGTACACTTAAAATCAACTCAATAACATACCAAGCAAATCAAGTAATAGAATTCTCAATCTCAGGAGCACAGATAGAGTCAGTTAATTATCATCATAGCTTGGAGTTTCAAAGAAAATTATAAGATGCTGCCTGACATCAGTAGCAGTATCAAGAACCAAACCTCTTATAAATAAACCACTAACCTTTGCTCAACAATGCCTCCACAATCTCCAAATTCCCAATGCTAGCCGCAGAGTGAATGGGCGCCCAACCTTCTTCATCTTTATTGTTTATCACACTAGCTGATGCATCAGCAGATAACAGTATCTTCACCACCTGACATACTCACCATCCACAGCCATAAAtttcttatttcttctttttaacaaaaaaatgcCGAATCCAGTGACAGTTACAAAGCTAAAAAATTcactataaaccctaaatcccAATTCAAGTCACAGAAGAAGGAGACATTTCTACCAGAATTGAATGAGAACTAATggggtgtgtgtgtgtgtcagagagagagagagagagagcaaaGAGGTAATCGTGAACCTCGGTGTGAGAGGAAGAAGCGGCAACGTGAAGAAGAGAGCGATGGTCTTCGTTAGTGAGGGAGAGCGCTATTGAGAGTGCTTTAGATGAGAGAGATCGGAAGGTTGAGGCGTCGCCATTTTCAGCAGCTTTGAATAGGTCCATGTCTTCTGGAGTGTCTACTTCCACCTCCATTCTTTCTTCGTGATCTCTGATAGGATAGAGCTAAGCTTTCCAAGAGGTGTTAAATTTTTACCAGTGCGTCAAGtagactatttttttttttttgaagaaagGATAGATAAGTATCtgagttttttaatttttaataaatatatctttgacaaaatttaaatacaaaaaaagttattaactttaacaaataaaaaacaatttaatctttttatttatttgtctttTATATGCCAAATAAAATTGATTGATGTGAATAAAACTGTGTTCTGATGTCAAATACAGATACAAAAAAGTAAGTATCTgacttttttttcattatttatgattttaatacggatacaaaaatatatgattttataCTTTTTGTTGTGTTTTTGCAACCAATAGAAACGAAAATAAAAACATGTATTTCCACCGAGATTCTGAAAATCGGATCCGTGATCCAATCACTCTAAACATTAGTTTATTGTTTTATTAGTCTAACTAATTTAACGAAAATTCAATTAGAATAACTgtcatataataaaataataaataaaatataaataaatacattaaaataaattaaaatataatataaattttaaatcatcATCTCAATTTAAAATACTACatcaactaaaattaaaattttgtcaaaattcaaatttaaaaattaaataacc
The genomic region above belongs to Arachis stenosperma cultivar V10309 chromosome 5, arast.V10309.gnm1.PFL2, whole genome shotgun sequence and contains:
- the LOC130979696 gene encoding uncharacterized protein LOC130979696 is translated as MEVEVDTPEDMDLFKAAENGDASTFRSLSSKALSIALSLTNEDHRSLLHVAASSSHTEVVKILLSADASASVINNKDEEGWAPIHSAASIGNLEIVEALLSKGADVNLKNDGGRTALHYAASKGWVKIAEKLISNDAKINIKDKVGCTPLHRAASTGNSELCELLIEEGAEVDAVDRVGQTPLMNAVICNNKEVALLLIRHGADVDVEDKEGYTVLGRAMDDFRSVLIDAAKAMLE